The genomic window TGATCTCGGCGGGCTGCTCCATGAAAAAAGCCGCGTTGCGTTTTTTGAGGAGCGCCGCGTTCCGGGTTTCCTGTCCGGGGATCGGCTTCAAAACCACCATGGGCAGACCCTTCACAAGGCTTTCGCAGGTGGTGGACCCTCCGGACTTGGCGATCATCAGGTCGCTGGCTTCCATCAGATCCGGCATAAAATTAACGAACCCGTGAATTCGGGCCGGATAAGGATACGCGCGGGCCTTGAGCTGGGCCTCGAGCTGCTTATTGTTCCCGCAGACCACGACGGCCTGTATTTTATCAGAAAAGGCCTTGAGTTCCTCCAGAATTTCCGCGGTAGGCCCGAGGCCGAAGCTGCCGCTCGTTAGGAGCAGCGTAAAGGTCTCAGGATTCAGGCCCCATCCGGCCAGCAGGGCTTTTTTCTGGCCCGTGGGCAGGAACGCTTTGTCCACGGGAATGCCCCCTGCCTTGATCTTGTTTTCAGGGACGCCGCGCATTTTTAAATCTTCCACCCCTTCGGGGCTCATGACCCAGTAAAGGTCCGTGCCTTCGGCCACCCAGAAGGAATGCGGGTAAAAATCCGTGATCACCACCACGATCTTCGAGCGGAGTTTTCCTTCGCGGCGCGCGCGGCTGAAAAGTTCGGCGGAAAAAAAGTGCGTGCACACGATGACGTCCGGCGCTTCACGGATCACACGGTCCAGCAGTGCCTGCCCCATGAAACGATTGGCGAACGTGCGGAGCGGATGAATACATTTGTAGCCGAGCGGGAGGTCCAGGGTCTCATAACTCCATCCCCAAGCGCCGGGTGTGTATTTGACGGAATTAAAATAAACCGCGGGATAGCTCGCCTTGAAATAACCCGGCGTGGAATCCAGCGCATCTTCCAGCGCGACCTGCACGTCCGCGCGGCCGCGGCCCCGGATTTCTTTTTCGATGATTTCCGCCACCTTGCGATGACCATAACCTGCGTTAGCGTGAAAGAGGGCGATTTTTTTCATGCGGTGAGCGCCTTCGCGGCTTCCAGGAGATTGTCGGCGGATTGGTCGGGCTTGAGATTGCCGCGCAGCTTGGGTTCGTCCGCGCGCCCGTGCCCGGTGCGCACGAAAAAGGTTTTCAGCCCGAACCGCTTGCCGGCTTCGACGTCTGTCGCTTTGTCGCCGATGAAGTAGGTCGCGCCGCGGTCAAACACATGTTCGCGCGCCGCCTGTTCGAACAACCCGATCTGCGGCTTGCGGCAGGCGCAGCCGGCTTCCTTGCCGTGCAGGCAATAATAAGAAGCCTTGATGGCCACCCCGCCTTTGGCGAGTTCGGCCAGCATTTTTTTCTGGATGTCCCACAGCGCCGATTCGGGGAAAGCGCCGTCGCCGATGCCCGCCTGGTTGGAGATCAGGACGATCTGGTAGCCGGCATCGCAGAGTTTCTTGAGGCCTTCCACCGCGCCCTTTTCGAAACGGAACTCCTCCCAGGATTTCACGTAGTCGCCCATCATGTCCACGTTGATCACGCCGTCGCGGTCGATGAAAATGATTTTCTCAGCCATGACCGTTCCCCTTGGCCTTGAGCTCGCGGTATTTGGCGTAGCTGACGATTTGGTACAAGCTGTGAAACACGCTCATCAGATAGCCGAGGAAGCCGCAGCGCCATCCGCCCTTGATCAGGTAATTTTTCCAGAAGCGGTCCACGGTCTTGCGCAGGATGTTCGGCAGGCTGACCTTGCGGCCGTCGCGCATCCATTTCTCCGCCTCGAAGGTGGTTTCGCGGTTAAACTTCCGCAGGAAATCCTCCATGTCCCGGAAAGAATAATGGAGCAGCTCGCCTTTCAGATGGCCGCATGTGCCCTTATAAAAGGCGCGCGGGTGTACGCGGGCATGATCTTCGTAGCGGAATTCGCCTTTCTTGAAAATTTTCGAGCGCGCGGAAGGATAATACCCCGCGCCGCGGATCCATTCGTCACCCAGGAAAATACGCATCGGCATGGCATAGCACGTGTGTCCGCCTTCGTTCTTAGGCACCACGCGGCCGATTTCTTCGGCGAGCTCCGGCGTCACCCGTTCGTCCGCGTCCAGGCTGAGCACCCACGGCTGCGTGGCCTGATTGTACGCAAAATTCCGGTGCAGGCCCTCGTAATCCATGGCGCGCGTGAAGACTTTCGCGCCGTGGCGCCGGGCGATTTCCACGGTCTTGTCCGTGCTGTTGTCGTCCACGACCACGATTTCCGCGGCCCAGGAAACGCTTTGCAGGCAATCCTCCAGGCGTTTTTCTTCGTTCTTGGCGATGATCACGACGGATAAAGGCGTTTTTTCCATGATAGCGTTTCCTTTAATAAGCGTTCTTGAAGGCAAAAAAAGTCATGATGAGAATCTCGATGTCGAAAAGCAG from Verrucomicrobiia bacterium includes these protein-coding regions:
- a CDS encoding glycosyltransferase, whose amino-acid sequence is MKKIALFHANAGYGHRKVAEIIEKEIRGRGRADVQVALEDALDSTPGYFKASYPAVYFNSVKYTPGAWGWSYETLDLPLGYKCIHPLRTFANRFMGQALLDRVIREAPDVIVCTHFFSAELFSRARREGKLRSKIVVVITDFYPHSFWVAEGTDLYWVMSPEGVEDLKMRGVPENKIKAGGIPVDKAFLPTGQKKALLAGWGLNPETFTLLLTSGSFGLGPTAEILEELKAFSDKIQAVVVCGNNKQLEAQLKARAYPYPARIHGFVNFMPDLMEASDLMIAKSGGSTTCESLVKGLPMVVLKPIPGQETRNAALLKKRNAAFFMEQPAEIKVILESVFKYPHVLTDKRRAIQELARPDAARDLVDYVLNLAAD
- a CDS encoding HAD family hydrolase translates to MAEKIIFIDRDGVINVDMMGDYVKSWEEFRFEKGAVEGLKKLCDAGYQIVLISNQAGIGDGAFPESALWDIQKKMLAELAKGGVAIKASYYCLHGKEAGCACRKPQIGLFEQAAREHVFDRGATYFIGDKATDVEAGKRFGLKTFFVRTGHGRADEPKLRGNLKPDQSADNLLEAAKALTA
- a CDS encoding glycosyltransferase family 2 protein is translated as MEKTPLSVVIIAKNEEKRLEDCLQSVSWAAEIVVVDDNSTDKTVEIARRHGAKVFTRAMDYEGLHRNFAYNQATQPWVLSLDADERVTPELAEEIGRVVPKNEGGHTCYAMPMRIFLGDEWIRGAGYYPSARSKIFKKGEFRYEDHARVHPRAFYKGTCGHLKGELLHYSFRDMEDFLRKFNRETTFEAEKWMRDGRKVSLPNILRKTVDRFWKNYLIKGGWRCGFLGYLMSVFHSLYQIVSYAKYRELKAKGNGHG